A part of Astatotilapia calliptera chromosome 15, fAstCal1.2, whole genome shotgun sequence genomic DNA contains:
- the dse gene encoding dermatan-sulfate epimerase isoform X2 — translation MRTYTRGAPTVFFISLLWPLLSLAAVAEVDPSGGIPFMGGNYNGHPMLYFSRGDVEQLQYAAAGTHQEMARRIREAGETMLEHPEEYLPPWSPAEFSARWNEVYGNNLGVLSMFCLLYPHRAGALDLVKDYMERMAAQPSWLVKDAPWDEVPLAHSLVGFATAYDFLYEYLNKGQQERFLQVIGNASRLMYEKSYVRGWGFQYLHNHQPTNCVALLTGSLVYMMQGYLQEAYLWTKQVLSIMEKSMVLLQDVTDGSLYEGVAYGTYTTRSLFQYMFLVQRHFAIGHFDHSWLLKHFAFLYRTILPGFQRTVAIADSNYNWFYGPESQLVFLDRYVLRNGSGNWLADLIHQNRVMEGPGQAGKGQRWCTLHTEFICCWGN, via the exons ATGAGAACCTACACCCGCGGGGCGCCCACTGTCTTCTTCATAAGTCTTCTGTGGCCCCTGCTCTCTCTGGCAGCTGTAGCCGAGGTGGACCCCAGCGGAGGAATCCCCTTCATGGGGGGCAACTACAATGGTCATCCCATGCTGTACTTCAGCCGTGGGGATGTGGAACAGCTGCAGTACGCAGCTGCAGGGACTCACCAAGAGATGGCGAGACGAATCCGTGAGGCCGGGGAGACCATGCTAGAGCACCCCGAGGAGTACCTGCCCCCCTGGAGCCCGGCCGAGTTCAGCGCCCGCTGGAATGAGGTTTATGGAAACAACCTGGGCGTCCTGTCCATGTTCTGCCTGCTGTACCCACACAGGGCCGGGGCCCTCGATCTGGTCAAGGACTACATGGAGAGGATGGCAGCCCAGCCTAGTTG GCTTGTTAAAGACGCTCCCTGGGATGAAGTTCCTCTTGCACACTCTTTAGTTGGATTTGCCACTGCCTACGACTTCCTGTATGAGTACTTGAACAAGGGCCAGCAGGAACGTTTCCTGCAGGTGATCGGCAACGCATCACGCCTGATGTATGAGAAGTCCTACGTCCGAGGGTGGGGGTTTCAGTACCTACACAACCATCAGCCTACCAACTGTGTGGCTCTGCTCACAGGAAGTCTGGTTTACATGATGCAGG GTTACCTTCAGGAGGCCTACCTGTGGACCAAGCAAGTCCTGTCCATCATGGAGAAGTCCATGGTTCTCCTGCAGGATGTGACCGACGGTTCCCTGTATGAAGGAGTAGCATATGGGACTTACACCACCCGCTCTCTCTTCCAGTACATGTTCCTGGTGCAACGCCACTTTGCCATCGGCCACTTCGACCACTCTTGGCTACTTAAACACTTTGCCTTTCTGTACAGGACCATCCTGCCCG GATTTCAGCGAACTGTAGCAATTGCAGATTCCAACTATAACTGGTTCTACGGGCCAGAGAGCCAGCTGGTATTTTTGGACCGCTATGTGTTGCGTAATGGCAGTGGAAACTGGCTGGCAGATCTAATTCATCAAAACAGGGTAATGGAAGGGCCGGGGCAAGCTGGAAAAGGCCAGCGATGGTGTACTCTCCATACAGAGTTCATTTG ttgcTGGGGAAACTGA
- the dse gene encoding dermatan-sulfate epimerase isoform X1 yields the protein MRTYTRGAPTVFFISLLWPLLSLAAVAEVDPSGGIPFMGGNYNGHPMLYFSRGDVEQLQYAAAGTHQEMARRIREAGETMLEHPEEYLPPWSPAEFSARWNEVYGNNLGVLSMFCLLYPHRAGALDLVKDYMERMAAQPSWLVKDAPWDEVPLAHSLVGFATAYDFLYEYLNKGQQERFLQVIGNASRLMYEKSYVRGWGFQYLHNHQPTNCVALLTGSLVYMMQGYLQEAYLWTKQVLSIMEKSMVLLQDVTDGSLYEGVAYGTYTTRSLFQYMFLVQRHFAIGHFDHSWLLKHFAFLYRTILPGFQRTVAIADSNYNWFYGPESQLVFLDRYVLRNGSGNWLADLIHQNRVMEGPGQAGKGQRWCTLHTEFIWYDPGLVPKPPSDFGTPKLHYFEDWGVVTYGSALPVKANSSFLSFKSGKLGGRAIFDIVHKNKYKEWIKGWRNFNAGHEHPDQNSFTFAPNGVPFVTEALYGPKYTLLNNAVLFSSAFSGSCFKPWAGQVTEACDSKWLKYKVGPAADAQGRVEAAIERKGMIFIRGEGRSAYNPELKIRNVQRNLLLLHPQLLLVVDHIHLDPDSPVRAMSAFFHNTELPFQGTKVDGVHGAFISHGEDKYKMFWMDDTNYSNKGVVGYWNYPRGYPYNGSNYVNVTMPLRYPHTRMAYIFFGPGVDVQSFSLRGDNERVDIYLATKKHIYTIYLLTAEVTSKALFAMVLLDNKKIVFEKEAAEVSSFPEEVEEYVSLMEDNLQHVKPVFQQMERHILGRVLNTVSFRKTAERLLQFTDKKKTEEAIEKMFAMSRKQSKGKGGKRVNLGDKLSETLPDIFAQIEVNEKKERQRTSKRTYDDSPEEGDADTRAFVDYADSRKNRKGGFFKGRKFKEVHMVATAGSDSLPSTASYIRLFLLLNMATFFSLLAVLLTRFKRGRSLYTQRCFYSILLIDCFILLYLYSSCSHTQC from the exons ATGAGAACCTACACCCGCGGGGCGCCCACTGTCTTCTTCATAAGTCTTCTGTGGCCCCTGCTCTCTCTGGCAGCTGTAGCCGAGGTGGACCCCAGCGGAGGAATCCCCTTCATGGGGGGCAACTACAATGGTCATCCCATGCTGTACTTCAGCCGTGGGGATGTGGAACAGCTGCAGTACGCAGCTGCAGGGACTCACCAAGAGATGGCGAGACGAATCCGTGAGGCCGGGGAGACCATGCTAGAGCACCCCGAGGAGTACCTGCCCCCCTGGAGCCCGGCCGAGTTCAGCGCCCGCTGGAATGAGGTTTATGGAAACAACCTGGGCGTCCTGTCCATGTTCTGCCTGCTGTACCCACACAGGGCCGGGGCCCTCGATCTGGTCAAGGACTACATGGAGAGGATGGCAGCCCAGCCTAGTTG GCTTGTTAAAGACGCTCCCTGGGATGAAGTTCCTCTTGCACACTCTTTAGTTGGATTTGCCACTGCCTACGACTTCCTGTATGAGTACTTGAACAAGGGCCAGCAGGAACGTTTCCTGCAGGTGATCGGCAACGCATCACGCCTGATGTATGAGAAGTCCTACGTCCGAGGGTGGGGGTTTCAGTACCTACACAACCATCAGCCTACCAACTGTGTGGCTCTGCTCACAGGAAGTCTGGTTTACATGATGCAGG GTTACCTTCAGGAGGCCTACCTGTGGACCAAGCAAGTCCTGTCCATCATGGAGAAGTCCATGGTTCTCCTGCAGGATGTGACCGACGGTTCCCTGTATGAAGGAGTAGCATATGGGACTTACACCACCCGCTCTCTCTTCCAGTACATGTTCCTGGTGCAACGCCACTTTGCCATCGGCCACTTCGACCACTCTTGGCTACTTAAACACTTTGCCTTTCTGTACAGGACCATCCTGCCCG GATTTCAGCGAACTGTAGCAATTGCAGATTCCAACTATAACTGGTTCTACGGGCCAGAGAGCCAGCTGGTATTTTTGGACCGCTATGTGTTGCGTAATGGCAGTGGAAACTGGCTGGCAGATCTAATTCATCAAAACAGGGTAATGGAAGGGCCGGGGCAAGCTGGAAAAGGCCAGCGATGGTGTACTCTCCATACAGAGTTCATTTG GTATGACCCAGGCCTGGTCCCCAAACCCCCATCAGATTTTGGAACACCCAAGCTCCACTACTTTGAGGACTGGGGCGTGGTAACATATGGAAGCGCTTTACCCGTCAAAGCCAACAGCTCTTTTCTGTCCTTCAAGTCAGGGAAGCTGGGGGGACGTGCCATCTTCGACATTGTTCATAAGAACAAGTACAAAGAGTGGATTAAAGGGTGGAGGAACTTTAATGCCGGCCACGAACACCCTGATCAGAACTCTTTCACGTTTGCGCCCAACGGTGTCCCGTTCGTCACTGAGGCACTCTATGGACCAAAGTATACCTTGTTGAACAATGCGGTTTTGTTTAGCTCAGCCTTCTCAGGGAGTTGCTTTAAGCCATGGGCTGGACAGGTTACAGAAGCCTGTGATTCCAAGTGGTTAAAGTACAAGGTGGGGCCAGCTGCTGATGCTCAGGGGAGAGTGGAAGCTGCTATAGAGAGGAAGGGCATGATCTTTATCCGAGGAGAAGGACGTTCTGCTTACAATCCAGAACTGAAGATCAGGAATGTCCAGAGGAACCTGCTCCTTCTTCATCCACAGCTCCTGCTTGTTGTCGACCACATCCACCTGGATCCTGACAGCCCTGTCCGTGCCATGAGTGCCTTCTTTCACAACACAGAGCTGCCATTCCAAGGTACAAAGGTAGATGGTGTTCATGGAGCGTTTATATCACACGGGGAGGATAAATATAAGATGTTCTGGATGGATGACACAAACTACAGTAACAAAGGGGTGGTAGGCTACTGGAATTACCCTCGAGGATACCCTTATAATGGCTCCAACTATGTGAATGTCACAATGCCATTGAGGTACCCTCACACTAGGATGGCCTACATTTTCTTTGGACCAGGTGTGGATGTGCAGAGCTTTAGCCTGCGTGGGGATAATGAGAGGGTCGATATCTACCTGGCCACCAAGAAACACATCTACACAATTTACCTGTTGACTGCAGAGGTCACCAGCAAGGCACTTTTTGCCATGGTGCTATTGGACAACAAGAAGATCGTATTTGAGAAGGAAGCAGCTGAGGTTAGCAGCTTTCCGGAGGAAGTGGAGGAATATGTCAGCCTAATGGAGGACAACCTCCAACACGTCAAGCCCGTCTTCCAGCAGATGGAGAGGCACATCCTTGGACGGGTCCTCAACACCGTCAGCTTCCGAAAGACAGCAGAGCGCCTCCTCCAGTTCACTGACAAGAAGAAGACGGAGGAAGCCATTGAGAAGATGTTCGCTATGTCCAGAAAACAGAGCAAAGgtaagggggggaagagagtgAACCTCGGAGATAAGCTCTCAGAGACTCTACCtgacatttttgcacagattgAGGTGAacgaaaagaaagagagacagagaactTCAAAGCGCACATATGATGACAGTCCAGAAGAGGGCGATGCAGATACGCGGGCCTTTGTGGATTACGCAGACAGCCGCAAGAACAGAAAGGGGGGCTTTTTCAAGGGTCGCAAATTCAAGGAAGTTCACATGGTCGCCACAGCAGGAAGCGACAGTTTACCCAGCACGGCTTCCTACATACGCCTGTTCCTCCTCCTGAACATGGCCACCTTCTTTTCACTGCTGGCTGTACTGCTGACTCGCTTTAAGAGGGGTCGGAGTCTGTACACACAGAGATGTTTCTACAGCATCCTTCTGATCGACTGCTTCATCCTGCTGTACCTGTACTCCTCCTGCTCTCACACGCAGTGCTGA
- the ndufaf4 gene encoding NADH dehydrogenase [ubiquinone] 1 alpha subcomplex assembly factor 4 → MGARVTRVFRNYNLENRVHRELSKDKPRAAPRHSVKLPPTASSPQEVDSLNQNNAPLLDHLRSVYVESRDPAPAAAEVSKDVTAGREQRRLLKFSVPASPLGLVELTDVPIGKLTIAEALKAVGSHQHQPQTWSPEKIAQEYSLDLKETKALLDFFVPFKVEIIPPKTKKTKQIKAS, encoded by the exons ATGGGTGCACGGGTTACGCGTGTGTTCAGGAATTACAACTTGGAAAACCGAGTGCACCGAGAACTTTCCAAGGACAAGCCGCGAGCGGCGCCCCGGCACTCGGTTAAGCTTCCACCGACAGCCTCCAGCCCGCAGG aagTGGATTCGTTGAACCAGAATAACGCGCCGCTGCTGGACCACCTCAGGTCCGTGTACGTGGAGTCCAGAGATCCAGCACCGGCTGCAGCAGAG GTATCGAAGGACGTGACGGCGGGGAGAGAACAGCGACGACTTCTTAAGTTCAGTGTCCCAGCATCTCCGTTGGGCCTGGTGGAGCTCACAGATGTTCCCATTGGTAAACTGACCATTGCCGAAGCTCTGAAGGCTGTGGGCAGCCACCAGCATCAGCCTCAGACGTGGAGTCCCGAAAAGATCGCACAAGAGTATTCTCTGGActtgaaagaaacaaaagctcTTTTAGATTTCTTTGTCCCCTTCAAGGTTGAGATCATACCACCCAAGACTAAAAAGACCAAGCAGATAAAGGCTTCGTAG